ATATGTTTCATTGAGTGCGAATAAGGCTTGGACCATCGCTTTTATAGCTCTAGTTATACATCCATACGCATTATAAAAGTCATTTTTTTCGATATATTCTGAGGTATTTAAAATGGTGAATTCTGCCGACCATAGAGAATCCTGAGTAATGGTGTTTTTTAATGGTTCAGGATAAATCTTGATTAAAGATTTAAGATATGACATCATATTTTGAGGGTCATAAATCGGGATGCAGGCTTCGATTTCTGCTAAATAGAATATTGATGAAAAACCATAAGGAGGTTGTTGTTCAAAATGGTTTTCCCATTTGCCTTCGACAGATTCTTGAATGGTTCTCCTGACTTGATTAATATTTCGATATAAGAAATCTACCTTGCCGGATTCGGTGTGTATCCAGGCGCCACCATTCACCCAAGGTCCCCATTGATAGAAATCTGTTACTGTTGGGTTTTGTTGGATGTCGTATTTTTGAGCTATTTTCTGCATGTCTTCAATCGCGAATGGATGGCTTTCATGATAATAGATACCTAAGTCTATGTCAGATTCTGCATTTGCCCTTCCGGTTGCATAGGATCCTCCCAAAACAATAGCGGATACATTTGAAACTTGTTGCAAATCTGCAATGATTAAATCCAAAGTTTTTTGTTTTTGGGGTGGAATTAGCATAGATTATTTTTTCTCAAGATTAGTTTTTATACCTTTTAATAGTCTTTTTTCAAAGTCTAGAATGATATTTTCTGCCCATAAATTGGCATATAAATTCATTTTCGAACTAATAATATAATCACAACTTAGTTCAACATTTGTTTGATTATTAGATAAAGGCGTAAGCGTATAATTGATGTTTTGAAACTTAAAATAATCACCTTTTAAGATGTGGTTATCAGTGGGTTTATTTCTCAATTTTGATTTTGAGAGATCAATTTTAAAATTCACAAATTCATTTTTCTTATTATGAGTTATGATTTCATATAATTCAAGTCCATCCGTAAAACTACCAATCCTGTAAGAATTATATCCATCATTATAAAGCTTGGATTCAATAGGTCTTGGGATTCCTATAAGTTGAAAGAAACCTTCTTGGTAATCAGTGTTTGATAATCGAGGTACCTCTATAAGATTTGGGAAGATCTCTTGTGGTGTTTTATCAATAATAATGTTGAATGAAACTTTGTAATTTTCAGATTTATCGGGTACAGAATTTTCTATTGGCAAAGTGATCAATGGGAGCAGGAGGAGAGAAAAAAGCTTATTGTTTTTATCTTGTTTTTTCAGGAAATAATTTACTAATAATGCAACTGTTCCAGTGATTAATAAATATGGAATGCCTAGGATTAGTAGACACAATGTATCTTCAAGTTTTGTGACGAAAGCTAGTATATAGAAGAGAAATATCGATAAAAATGGAAAGAAAAATGATTTTTATTGTAGACTGTCGGATTTCTTTGGAAAATATAATCGGAATTATGGAAATAATAATTGGTGTAATTAAAAAGAAGGTGATTGTAAAGACATCATTATCTTCTTTAAAATGAGAATTATCAACAAATATTCTTACTGCTAGTCCGTAGATTGCGGCAAATAAAATCCCAAAATACGAAGAAGTATATATTTGTTTAATCTTCATAATTTATCTGTACTGGCTTATAACTAAAAATAGCATAATTTCAGATAGCAATCAAGAATTTTAAGGAGGAAGGGGAATAAGTTAGACTTTTAGTTAATATCTTATTTTGGAAATTCTTCAGACACTTCAGCTACAGAAGAAAATAAGAATTGCCAAATAAAATAGACTATGACTAATGACAGGATCAATACTATTATCCATATCCATGTATTTCTGAATTTTTTATCTTCTAACATATAATATTAACATTTGGGATGATATATTGGTTCAATAAAATTTATAATAATTCTGAAATGAAAAAAACCTGAGTCGGGGAGACTCAGGTTTTTCTAACTAAACCAATTATTAACCTAAATTATGAAATTATTTACTCTTTACTTTTTTTTACTCTGTTTGTACTATATTAAACGCAAACCTTATGCCCAAGGTATATTAGAAATGTCGTATTAACATCTTTTAACGGTTGTTTCATTTTCATGACAAATAGTTTTTTCTATTCGATTAGAAATCAATTAGTTTGTGATTTTATTGAAAACCAACAATTATTAATGTTATTTCAATTTTTTTAGTGTTGTATGTGACAGAATGTATAATTTAGATAACAGTTATTGATTTTCTGTATATCTAAAGATGAAAAATAATTCCTTTATTACGATTGAAAGACCAAAAAATTCAATTCTGTCCCCAATCGTGGATTATTATTTTTATATCGATACTACAGTTCTTGAATTGCGCGAAAAATCAGAAATCATTTTCCTTTTCCGCGGATTACCTTTGCTTATTTCTTTGACCATCCATTTGTACTTAATAATCACTCGATCAATAAATCAATCCAGGTTAATATCATATTATCAAAAATTTCGACACAGAAAATCTGCTTACGGCCTTATACTGATAAAATCAAAGTGTTTGCTGCCGTATTGAAGCCATATGCCTTGGCTTTTTTCAATAGTAAACCAATAAGTTCATTTAATTGGTTGATAGATGTAGAAAAGATGGTAGGCAATGGGATGGATCCATTTTTAAAGCAAATTCAGGGTAGTAATGAGCTTGAAAAGAGGGTCAATGCCATTGAAAATCTATTGATGTTGAATTTCAGGGATCGAGACCTAAGCTTGATCGCAAGAGCCATTGAACTGACAGAGGAGAATTTTGGGAAAATTGAATTGGCAGATTTGGCCAGTTATCTAGGTGTGAAGGATCGAACACTTCGGGACCATTTTTATGAATATATAGGCTGCTCGCCAAATGAATATTACCGGATTTTAAAAATGAAACAGCTAAGCTATCAGATCAAGAATTCTGAAAATCTGTTGTTAGATTCTTCTTTAGGGAATAGGGAAGTGGCAAAAAGTCAATGGGAGTCCTTCAAAGCATATTAGAAAAGAAGTTCCGAATTTTAGGTTAATGGAGTTGTAAAGCAAATACATCAAAATTTAAGTTTGTTATTTAATACGGGTTTTTACCAGTTTTTAGAGTAAATAAACTGGACATTTCTTCTCTAAATATTATATCTGTTAATTTCATATAATGTTAAGGATTGTTTAATGTTATTTTATTATTTTAGATAAAATCTAAGGATTATGAACCTATTATTTATAAATATCGGAGGACTTGAATTTATTGTATTATTAATTCCGTCAATTTTTTATCTATACTCTTTCTACAAAGTTATTGTTGATAAATACCTATCACCAAATGAGCGCCTTATGTGGATTATAGTTATTCTGATATTTAACTTAATTGGAGCTATTGCGTATTGGATTTGGGGAAATAATAAAAAACGTGTTGGCTCTTCTCGTTTTTAGATTTAGTGTAGGACAATATTATATGAAAA
The Sphingobacterium daejeonense genome window above contains:
- a CDS encoding nucleotidyltransferase domain-containing protein; the protein is MDLIIADLQQVSNVSAIVLGGSYATGRANAESDIDLGIYYHESHPFAIEDMQKIAQKYDIQQNPTVTDFYQWGPWVNGGAWIHTESGKVDFLYRNINQVRRTIQESVEGKWENHFEQQPPYGFSSIFYLAEIEACIPIYDPQNMMSYLKSLIKIYPEPLKNTITQDSLWSAEFTILNTSEYIEKNDFYNAYGCITRAIKAMVQALFALNETYPIGDKNALEILEKAKLSPKKLKEKVNEILKTKHTLAQNFNLLKSLFQEIVILSDGKYKPLYNYK
- a CDS encoding PLDc N-terminal domain-containing protein; translated protein: MNLLFINIGGLEFIVLLIPSIFYLYSFYKVIVDKYLSPNERLMWIIVILIFNLIGAIAYWIWGNNKKRVGSSRF